The Streptococcus sp. S5 genome contains a region encoding:
- a CDS encoding CocE/NonD family hydrolase, protein MKKTTLVSLLVAGLLISPAVLAQHVQADQVSSTTTEETVTPSTASPEVTETVTSTQGDNKETVQPAKVEEVSESNRPTTQTTELHEEPASSPAVVSAPTVEPTLANQPSPVPATPSVRSQEVSETPKVTQGDLAEITGATVTDQDREKEVTVTEAVNQLLNWASTKENQVGSTDKDRLAFAKSLGMVKEGVEGSAPVTNLTSMVDVAKQLRAAYRADKKSPLFLNGKAQPIFPFTPGDDPEHYSYDKSDIVRYIVYVETDYDTDGDGKPDLVKTFVQVPKAAVNGDYKAATIFEASPYVTGTTEERTLEGIGLKEGGNFDMAKLYEKPAKRQATKTVTTEEVAKATDPKDWYYVNPRESSEDYTHYDYENLNWYNYFLVRGYAVVTSSGLGSKGSDGINTTGSDLEVAAYKNIVEWLNGKRKAYSDKTSNQEVKADWSNGNVAMTGLSWAGTTTFGVASTGVEGLKTIVPAAGIASWYDHFNSQGSPLDTGASNDLSWLSVYTSGRILDKEDWDKIKDYYAAYITKLNELQHKDGHNYNEEYAKRDYTLNAANLKAAPLIIQGLNDDNVKPKHFELMLEAYKKAGIDPKVLLHQGNHIYPSTRWSGTEVAGQAFNDLMNLWYSHYLYGIENGIENLPQVTAQDNLDPSKWRRFDKWDTNNAISARIYSKREDVTVTGDYYGTGNNWTTRNQDAAFHSSEVAASYAAPVDQDVTIKGHIPVHFSAAFVKGDKNHAHVSATLMDVSDEDFDVVKEEITYDKDGYSTRTLDKETIDETGYWNGSNLETLPLKRYKTHKVKSVVIARGWMNLANPASRYDSASSSHSIDLKENEYHDYTMYLQPNLYTVKKGHRLVLSLHTYDPDYIYFADPYEVTFKTDSISATIPIVEDSRSLLFRYQPSEKDTEYASLADRILPIATIQPKVDPEQDPSPVDQAEKPIVPSNLMTPTNPAISEIPQKPSHGRDLMDFRKEQKEETAQELAQRADKDKIEVTSQPSLPKTGQATSPWTLFGFLGLMLTSLLSLGKAHKDE, encoded by the coding sequence ATGAAAAAAACAACTCTTGTTTCTCTACTCGTTGCAGGTTTACTGATTAGTCCTGCTGTACTCGCCCAGCATGTGCAAGCAGACCAAGTAAGTAGCACAACTACTGAGGAGACGGTGACTCCTTCTACGGCAAGTCCTGAAGTTACTGAAACAGTGACCTCAACACAAGGAGACAACAAAGAAACCGTACAGCCTGCAAAAGTGGAAGAGGTTTCAGAATCTAACCGACCAACCACTCAGACGACTGAGCTACATGAAGAACCTGCGTCAAGTCCAGCGGTAGTGAGCGCCCCAACTGTTGAGCCCACTCTAGCCAATCAGCCAAGCCCTGTGCCTGCGACGCCTTCTGTTCGTAGTCAAGAGGTGAGCGAAACTCCAAAAGTAACCCAAGGAGACTTGGCTGAAATTACTGGTGCAACTGTAACCGACCAGGATCGTGAAAAAGAAGTCACAGTGACGGAAGCAGTCAATCAACTATTGAACTGGGCTTCAACCAAGGAAAATCAAGTCGGATCTACTGATAAAGACCGATTAGCTTTTGCCAAGAGCCTAGGGATGGTCAAGGAAGGAGTGGAGGGATCTGCTCCAGTTACTAATCTCACTTCAATGGTTGATGTAGCCAAACAGCTTCGTGCCGCTTACCGCGCAGACAAGAAGTCACCTCTCTTTTTGAATGGCAAAGCACAACCTATTTTCCCATTTACGCCAGGAGACGATCCGGAGCATTACTCCTATGACAAGAGTGACATCGTCCGCTATATTGTCTATGTGGAAACCGATTATGATACGGATGGAGACGGCAAGCCTGACTTGGTCAAGACCTTTGTGCAGGTGCCAAAAGCTGCTGTCAATGGGGACTATAAAGCTGCGACCATCTTTGAAGCCAGCCCTTATGTAACAGGAACGACAGAAGAGCGTACCTTAGAGGGAATTGGTCTCAAAGAAGGTGGAAACTTCGATATGGCCAAGCTCTATGAAAAACCTGCCAAACGCCAAGCAACCAAGACTGTTACGACAGAAGAAGTAGCCAAAGCGACTGATCCAAAAGATTGGTACTACGTCAATCCGCGTGAAAGCTCTGAAGATTATACGCATTATGATTACGAAAATCTCAACTGGTACAATTATTTCTTAGTTCGTGGTTATGCAGTGGTGACCAGCAGTGGTTTGGGCTCAAAAGGATCAGACGGGATCAATACGACCGGCTCTGACCTTGAAGTCGCAGCTTATAAAAATATTGTTGAGTGGCTCAATGGCAAACGCAAAGCTTACTCAGATAAGACTAGCAACCAGGAAGTCAAGGCGGACTGGTCCAACGGAAACGTCGCCATGACTGGTTTGTCTTGGGCAGGTACGACAACATTTGGTGTAGCTTCTACTGGGGTAGAAGGCCTCAAGACCATTGTGCCAGCTGCAGGGATTGCTAGTTGGTATGACCATTTCAACAGCCAAGGATCTCCTCTTGATACCGGAGCTTCCAATGACCTATCTTGGCTATCTGTCTATACCTCAGGCCGAATCCTTGATAAGGAAGATTGGGACAAGATCAAGGATTATTATGCAGCCTATATCACCAAGCTCAATGAGCTCCAACACAAGGATGGTCATAATTACAACGAAGAATATGCTAAACGCGACTACACGCTCAATGCAGCCAATCTGAAAGCGGCCCCTCTCATTATCCAAGGGCTCAATGATGACAATGTCAAACCCAAACATTTTGAACTCATGTTAGAAGCCTATAAAAAGGCGGGGATTGATCCCAAGGTCTTGCTCCACCAGGGCAATCACATCTATCCATCTACTCGTTGGTCAGGGACAGAAGTCGCAGGCCAAGCCTTTAATGACCTGATGAATCTCTGGTATAGCCATTACCTCTACGGTATTGAAAATGGGATTGAAAACCTTCCACAAGTAACAGCTCAGGACAATCTAGATCCAAGTAAATGGCGTCGTTTTGATAAATGGGATACCAATAATGCCATCTCTGCTCGAATCTACTCAAAACGGGAGGATGTGACAGTAACCGGTGATTACTATGGTACGGGAAATAACTGGACTACACGTAACCAAGATGCGGCCTTCCATTCCTCAGAAGTAGCGGCTTCCTATGCAGCACCTGTCGACCAAGATGTCACCATCAAAGGGCATATTCCTGTGCATTTTAGCGCTGCTTTTGTCAAGGGAGACAAAAACCATGCCCATGTCAGTGCGACCTTGATGGATGTCTCAGACGAAGACTTTGATGTGGTCAAAGAAGAAATCACCTATGACAAAGACGGTTACAGCACACGCACATTGGACAAGGAAACGATCGACGAGACAGGCTACTGGAATGGTAGCAACCTTGAAACCTTACCTCTCAAACGTTACAAGACCCACAAGGTTAAGAGTGTGGTGATTGCGCGTGGTTGGATGAATCTGGCCAATCCAGCATCTCGCTATGACTCAGCAAGTTCTAGTCATTCTATTGATCTGAAAGAAAATGAATATCATGATTACACCATGTATCTGCAACCAAATCTCTATACAGTGAAAAAAGGCCATCGACTGGTTTTGAGTTTGCACACCTATGATCCGGATTATATTTATTTTGCAGATCCTTATGAAGTGACCTTCAAGACAGATTCTATTTCTGCAACGATTCCAATCGTTGAAGACAGTCGGTCTCTCTTGTTCCGTTATCAACCAAGTGAAAAAGATACAGAGTATGCGTCATTGGCAGATCGGATCTTGCCAATTGCAACCATTCAACCAAAAGTAGATCCTGAACAAGACCCAAGTCCAGTAGATCAAGCAGAAAAACCAATTGTTCCAAGTAATCTAATGACTCCAACCAATCCAGCTATTTCTGAAATTCCTCAAAAACCAAGCCACGGTCGGGATCTGATGGACTTCCGTAAGGAACAAAAAGAAGAAACTGCACAAGAATTGGCTCAAAGAGCTGATAAAGATAAGATAGAAGTGACAAGCCAACCAAGCCTTCCAAAAACAGGTCAAGCAACAAGCCCTTGGACCCTCTTTGGCTTCCTAGGACTCATGCTCACCAGCCTCTTGTCACTTGGCAAAGCTCACAAAGATGAATAA
- a CDS encoding M20/M25/M40 family metallo-hydrolase, translating to MKTTNRESIETIFTEALAIPSFTNTETEQGIEAYLDQRIGQIPYFKEHPDYFGRYQVPQDHLHRSVNWALVDKGKKKTVILFHHHDTVDLEDYGNLAEIALDSDQVAEALKTLDRRQDMQEDLASGDWKFGRGSCDMKAALALQLGVLEAYAADPSGGQVNLLYLSVGDEESYSRGMRGALGLLTDLQEKFDLNYVLAVDSEPFESEVGKEKVLHIGTVGKLMPVVVAQGVLSHMKEPLKGINALSLLVAIASQLDLHPDLADQALGETSPLPSWSYLRDLKEQYDVSTVLYAAGYFSVLHLKKTPQELLQRIYELSQEALDTFYKKYEHLQDQAGQEHVIAKPRVITYQELEERCQALEGYEAFREASNKKAEQDFRNGTSYQSLAIQQIQRLLEFLGDKDPMVVIGFAPPYYPSMNCRFLDNTDFNIVSLITDYREYLDTRGYLLKVEEYFMGINDTSYCALEKDVASYQVVLDSLATPAQVYDLDLEKIAQIQVQAVNLGPWGKELHKRGERVYKEDFLETIPNYLLELLYHFDDRLSTE from the coding sequence GTGAAAACCACCAATAGAGAGAGCATCGAAACGATTTTTACCGAAGCCTTGGCGATTCCAAGCTTCACCAATACTGAGACCGAACAAGGAATCGAAGCCTACCTGGATCAACGGATTGGACAGATCCCCTATTTCAAGGAACATCCGGACTATTTTGGACGCTATCAGGTGCCACAGGATCACTTGCATCGATCGGTCAATTGGGCCTTGGTTGATAAGGGCAAGAAAAAAACAGTAATCCTTTTCCATCACCATGATACAGTCGATCTAGAAGACTATGGAAATTTGGCAGAAATCGCGCTCGATTCTGATCAAGTAGCAGAAGCCTTGAAAACACTGGATAGGCGGCAAGATATGCAGGAAGATTTAGCTTCTGGGGATTGGAAATTTGGCAGAGGGTCTTGCGATATGAAAGCAGCCCTAGCCCTTCAATTGGGGGTTCTGGAAGCCTATGCGGCAGATCCCTCAGGAGGCCAGGTCAATCTGCTCTATCTCTCTGTTGGAGACGAGGAATCTTATTCACGTGGGATGCGTGGAGCCTTGGGCCTCCTCACAGATTTGCAGGAAAAGTTTGATCTGAATTATGTATTAGCAGTGGATTCAGAACCCTTTGAATCGGAAGTAGGAAAAGAAAAGGTCCTTCACATTGGCACAGTCGGCAAACTCATGCCAGTCGTTGTGGCGCAAGGCGTCTTGTCCCATATGAAGGAGCCCCTTAAAGGGATCAATGCCTTGTCCCTCTTAGTAGCCATCGCAAGCCAGCTAGATCTTCATCCCGATCTGGCAGATCAAGCCTTGGGAGAAACGTCTCCCCTTCCTTCTTGGTCCTATCTCAGAGATTTGAAGGAGCAGTACGATGTATCGACCGTGCTCTATGCGGCTGGTTATTTCAGTGTATTGCATTTGAAGAAAACACCGCAAGAGCTCTTGCAACGTATCTATGAGCTTAGTCAGGAGGCCTTGGACACCTTTTACAAGAAGTATGAGCACTTGCAGGATCAGGCTGGCCAAGAACATGTTATTGCAAAGCCAAGAGTCATCACCTATCAAGAACTAGAGGAACGTTGCCAAGCCTTAGAGGGTTATGAAGCCTTTAGAGAAGCTTCTAATAAAAAAGCGGAGCAAGATTTTCGTAATGGGACCAGCTACCAGAGCCTTGCGATTCAGCAAATCCAGCGACTCCTTGAGTTTCTCGGAGATAAGGATCCTATGGTGGTCATCGGTTTTGCGCCCCCATATTATCCTTCTATGAATTGCCGCTTTTTAGACAATACCGATTTCAATATCGTGTCCCTCATCACTGATTACCGCGAGTATCTGGACACAAGAGGTTACCTCTTAAAAGTCGAAGAATACTTTATGGGGATTAACGACACCAGTTATTGTGCCTTGGAAAAGGATGTGGCTTCTTATCAAGTCGTCCTAGATAGCCTAGCCACACCAGCTCAGGTCTATGATCTGGATCTGGAAAAAATTGCCCAAATTCAGGTTCAAGCGGTCAATCTAGGCCCTTGGGGCAAAGAATTGCACAAGCGAGGAGAGCGGGTCTACAAAGAAGACTTCTTGGAAACCATTCCAAACTATCTACTAGAATTGCTCTACCATTTCGATGATCGCTTATCAACAGAATAA
- a CDS encoding ABC transporter ATP-binding protein produces the protein MITFHGVTKDYDGHIALNHLDLTIEDGQIVGLIGHNGAGKSTTIKSLVSVITPTTGSIEVDGQDLYSHRLAIKKKIGYVADSPDLFLRLTANEFWELVATSYDMSQKDCDQRLEELLRIFDFQSHRYEVIESFSHGMRQKVFVIAALLSDPDIWVLDEPMTGLDPQASYDLKQMMRQHADRGKTVIFSTHVLEVAEQLCDKIAILKKGNLIFYGTIEELKGQHPEQSLESIYLSLAGRKEEGGDHAS, from the coding sequence ATGATTACATTTCACGGAGTTACCAAAGATTACGATGGGCACATTGCCCTCAACCACTTGGATCTGACAATCGAGGATGGGCAAATTGTCGGCCTGATTGGCCACAACGGAGCTGGAAAGTCAACGACGATTAAGAGCCTGGTCAGTGTCATCACCCCAACCACTGGATCCATTGAAGTGGATGGTCAGGACCTCTATAGCCATCGGTTGGCGATCAAAAAGAAGATCGGTTATGTGGCAGATTCGCCAGATCTTTTCTTGCGTCTCACAGCCAATGAATTCTGGGAGTTGGTTGCGACCTCTTATGATATGAGTCAGAAAGACTGTGACCAACGTTTAGAGGAGCTTCTTAGGATCTTTGATTTTCAGAGCCACCGCTATGAAGTGATTGAATCCTTTTCACATGGGATGCGTCAGAAGGTCTTCGTCATTGCAGCCCTCTTGTCAGATCCAGATATCTGGGTTTTGGACGAACCGATGACCGGTTTGGATCCACAGGCTTCTTACGATTTAAAACAAATGATGCGCCAGCATGCGGATCGGGGCAAGACGGTTATTTTCTCTACCCACGTCTTAGAAGTGGCCGAACAACTCTGTGATAAAATCGCTATTCTCAAAAAAGGAAATCTCATTTTCTATGGGACGATCGAGGAATTGAAGGGACAGCACCCCGAACAAAGTCTGGAAAGTATCTATCTCAGCCTAGCGGGTCGGAAGGAAGAAGGTGGCGATCATGCGTCTTAA